The nucleotide sequence tttagcctggagaagagaagaataaggatggtattcaactaagttttactcagagttgacccattgaaattaatgaacatgactaagcagggtccattcatttcaatgagtctgcttTGATTAAACACCACCCTACAGAAAGACATGGTAGTGGCCTTCAAAAAATCAGaggggctgtcacacagaagacgGAACATATTTTTGTTCTTGTGGCTTCAAAAGCTGGGACTAGAACCAGTTGGTGGAAATTGCAGAGAAGTGAATATTCTCTAACATTAGGAGAAACCTCCTAACCATAAGAGCCGTTGGACAGTAGAACAGGCTGTCTCATAGGAGGCAATGGGCTGTCCTTCAATGGAGACATGGAAACAGGCTGAGCCCCTGTCTGTATGGGACCTTTCCCATTCTTTTCACATCCTCAATTaagcccccctcttcctccctatggaactcccttccctcCAAGATACAATCTGTGGGGTCTCTTCTGAGTTTTTGCTGCCAGTTAAAATATACTTTTTCACCCAGGCTGTTTTTTCTTTAGCTGAATGCTACTGTTTGTATCTTGaatttttgtacagtggtaccttggttcccaaacagcttagttgtcaaacaaatcagctcctgaacaccgcaaacccggaaggaagtattccggtttgcgaacatttttcggaagccaaacatcctctgtggcttctgcttgagtgcagaaagctcctgcagccaatcagaagccgcacattggtttttgaacggtttcaggagtcgaatggactcctggaacagattaagtttgagaaccaaggtactactgtactttgtTTTAGAGCACTTCCAGACAGCAGGTTTACTGAGCACTCATaatgatttgtttgcacaaagtttatggGGAGGTTATACAGTGCCAGCAGTTTATCAAGTATTCATGATTTCTTTGTGGGAAGGTTATACAATGGTGCTCTAAGTGATTGTTATTTCatgctttccagtgcattttccaatCACTTGCCTTACCACAAAAAGTCCATGGGGGATTTATTGTGCAAGAGTGCCAAATTCACTGTTTTTGGGCAGCCTGAATTTGCCGATATGCAATTGAATCCCATTCACAAAAAAAGCAGCAGTCTGGAAACATCCTTGGACTGTTTTGTTGTGGGTTTTAATTGTGTAGTATTTTAACcgcttttgaaatgtttaaattgTCATTGTAATGTGCTTTGTTAGGCATGTTGCTTGAAAAAGGTTATATAAATGCACcagccagatagatagatagatagatagatagatagatagatagataatctcTAACTCGTATTGTGTgagaacaattttttattttatttttagtttttaaacatttaaaattgcaATGCTTCTGCATCCAAGTCAATGCAGCATGACATTTGAGCATGTAACTGAGCTCTGGCTCTGAGCACAATTGATCTTCGCTGTAAATCTGAGGCAAGTTTTGTATGTTGGAAATTAATACAAGCCTCAGCTCCACTTTTGACCTACAATGTTAGCAGTGGCCTATATCAAGTCAattgtctttctctttctctgcgaTCTACAGCACGGGGCTATTATTTATTGCTATAGGTTAAAACAAAAAGTTCTACCTTCTTCCCTACTCCCTATCTCTGGTGTCACAGACTGCTATGTTTGTTTTCTTCACAGGACTGGGTCCCATTCTTCTAGATGATGTCGCTTGTGATGGGACAGAGAAGTCTCTTGTAGAATGTAGATCTCAAGGCTGGTTGTCCAACAACTGCGGACATGGGGAGGATGCAGGAGTGGTGTGTGACAGCAGTGAGTCCTCAGTGTGATGTGGTTAGCTGTGTCATCAAAATCTCCTAGGGTCACAGGTGTCAATGGTGGCAGCAGGGAGGATAAAATTTACCCTATTTCAGATAGGGGGTGCCCAGGTAGAACTACTACAGTACTACCTTGCTGTACCAGTTCAAACCTAGCCCTGCTGGTTTTGCTATGTCAGTCTGTTGTTCATAATTCCAGTTTTCAGATGCTTTTGGGTGACAACTAAAAGTGCCCGTTTGGCAATGGAACAGATCCCTCCCTCCATGCAACATGaattccctttcctctcctcacTCCTGCAGCCCCCCATACCCTCAGATCCACTCCAGAAGGTTGGGGGACCCAACAGAGCAGGTGctgaaaggggaagagaaaatccATTGTGCTTGCCAAATGTTGGCTATCACTGTTTGGCCATACACCTAAACTAAttccatacatttttatttatgcaaGTAAAGTATTTTCCCTACTGCTATTGTTCcataacccagtgtttttcaaccttttttgggcaaaggcacacttgtttcatgaaaaaaatcacgaggcacaccaccattagaaaatgttaaaaaaattaactctgtgcctatattgactatatataaagtaattctcttaaataggaatcaaataaacaaatttttcccacggcacaccaggcaacatctcgcggcacactagtgtgccgctgaacagtggttgaaaaacactgccataaccCTCTCTCTCATTTTGGAGTGGGGCTATTGCTTATTGCATATTATACTGCAAATTCATGGTCAGCGAGGTTTTCTGTTTTCCCCATGACTCATTTTTGTTTCCATCATTCCAGAAATTGCGTTTAATCCTGGAGTGTTTTTCCTGGATCATTCTGGAGGTTTTCCTGAGGACCTTGGTAAACTGTATGACAGCCAGCAGGACTGTGACCTCAACATCACTGTGCTGATAGCAGATAACAACACCGAAGCCCTGAGCCTGTGTGCACATAGACTGATTCTTCGTACAAACAGCGAGGCCAGCCTTCTTCTCCAGGGAAGCACACTGAAGGTAGATGAAGCGTGCCTGCCCAATGTGAACAGCTTTCTCAGGTAAGAATAGTGAGGGTTTGACATAGCAAGTCCAATTCTCCTGACTTTCCATGCATTCTGTGCATCAACATGAGGCTGTAATGGGCAGTACTTGAGCCATACAGGAGAGCACACTGTTCTATTAGCTCCTTCACTATGCTGATCTAAAACAGAGCACTCACTCAGACAACAGAAGCACCTCAAAAGGCTTAGCAGATAACTGGCTAGTCTTTCACCTTCTGCAAAATGTGTTCCGTCTGAAGGGCATAGAAAAACATCTGTGTGAGGGCCAGCCTCTCTGCTTTGTGTGTCAGGTGAGGGTGGGGATTGTTTTCAGGTATTTGCAGGTAATGTGGGGCTTACCCCGAGACTGAATCTAGTTCAGCTAAGTTATAGGCTTGACTGTAATAAATGATCTAGTGGGTCACACTGGCCTTGCTTGTTACCCTCCCCTTTCTCCTCATGGTCAGAAAGTAATGGAAACCTGTGCATGTTGATAAATCATTTTTTTCTATTGCTTGGATTTGGGGCACCACACATTCTTTTCAAAGATCTTAGTCTTTCTCTTTCAAAACCCATCATGATAAAAATAAGCAGCTGCTGTATAGCCATTATCTCACTTCTTAGTTTCCTTCTGTCCGCGCAGGTACTTCTACTCGCGGCAGATCAGAGTGACAGTGCATTCAGTAAAGTGCTTCCACAAGCTGGCTTTGGCCTATGGAGTTTCAAGCCTGCAAGCATACTGCATCCAGGTCTTCCCCAACTTCTTTCCATTGGACCCCACTTTTCATGCTCAACTGAAGCTGTACAACTACAGCCTGGCCAGTGGAGATGCCCAGCTGCAGGATCTCATCATGCAGTACCTAGCCTGGAACTGTGAGGTCTTGACTCGCACTGAGGCCTGGTTGGCCCTGACGCCAGAGATGATGGAGGCCCTGCTGTCCCGTACAGATGTTGTGATTCAGAATGAATGGTCCCTGCTAAAAGCTCTGGACCAATGGGCTCACACCAATGAAATAAAGGAAGGCCACGTGGAAAAGATCCGCTTTCCTATGCTTTTGCCAGAGCAGCTGCTGGAGCTCCAGTTCAACCTGACATTTTATGAGACTTATAAGAATATCTTCCAGATGAAGATTATGGAGGCCCTTGAATTCCACACAGTGCCACTTAGATTCCTAGAGCAGTACAAGCTCCATGACCTTACAAGTGATTCACACACCCCTCGTTTTTACATTGAGCCCACTTGGAGTATACACCAGTATTTTTCTGGATTCCAAGTCCCCCAGCTACTTGAAACAATCAAGCACCCTAGCTTTCTTTTCAAGATGCAGAAGATAACCTGGAACTTCACCTATCATGGCCTTGCACAAAGCCACCAAAGTGGTAGATGCTCTTCCTCAGTCATTACTCCTGTTAGCTATCTTACACTGGAAGATTCTTCTGATGACACCATCCATTACAATAACAAAGCACTCTTGATCTGCCAAAGTTCCTATATCACAGGTATTGTCAGTTTTCAAAATGGTACGGCCTTGTTCCCCAACGCCACCTTCTTCCCATGCCCAATTGGCTTCTCAAATTTTATTGCTGTGGTGCGTCCTAGTTACAAGCTGAACACATAAAAGGCTAGGATTCTCTGTTGCAGGCAGAATACATAACAAGACAAAATCTGCCCTTGAGGCACATCTCATAGTACCACAGCTTCTATTGTTGTCCTAGCTGCTTCTCTAACTGTAGATTCAGCATTGTGTCTTGATAGTCCAAGCCAGCATCTATATCATGGTGAGCTAATTCTAAGTGGATAGGTAATTTTATTCACCCTTGAGTTTGATAGATGCATCTACAATTACGGCAATCCTAATTAATTGAAGTCCCCATGCTGTTGGATGTGCATTCCCTGCCCCTTTATATCCCCCTAGCTTGAGATTCTCTCTTAATAAAATGTGAAAAACAAGTTTCAATATTATATTATTAAcactgatttattaattgccttctaaaccaccgtCTCAATAAGatttaaatatgaaataattaaaaacagttaaaaatacaaaaatgaatacattttaaacaagacTAAAACTCTAATAAGTGGACACTTGTGGCAAAGACCAATTTATCCAGCtggaaaagcctgttggaacaaaaaagtcttcagttgtttccagaaattGCAGATTCTGAACACGAATGATATTCCACAGAAAAGGGGTAGCTACACATTTTTGGTGATCCAAAAAGCCACCACCATTATGCCATTCTTCTAAAGATGTCAGACAAAAATGTATTTGAGCATTCATATAATGACTTTACCACAGAGTCAGCTGCTATTCTGAAAAACTGACCTAACAGCAGTACCTCTGAACACGTGCAAAGTATGTTTACCTTGTGAAGGGCactagtttctttctttttgtaaccTCGTAGAATTAAAGAATCCCTGTCTTCACCCAGTATATGTGATAAGCCTATGTAGCTGGGCGGGCAAAGCTAGTAGTAATGTACAGTACTTCAATCCTGTCCAGGAGTGCCATCTTGGCCCCACAACTGTGGGTGCCTgaggccatgggtgccatgcaatatgcatggccctggcgctgaaatttgtgggtgcccagccccttcatggggtgCTCAGGAACCCAGGGTCCCAGGGAGTCGGCACTTGTGATCCTGTAAGTGCTTACTTTGAAGTAAACCACTCCAGGGCTTAGCACAGCTATGTACACTATTCACAGAACTACAGCaataaaataatggaaagatTTATTCAGAAAACACTGAGCAGAACATAAATTCAGGCATATGGAACAGCAGTCTAGCATTAAAACTTCTCACATAGTGGAAAAGGGTCAAAGTCAGAGACGCAGggttaaagcattttaaacttttAGATTTCCTAGAAAATTACTAAACCACATGTATATAGACTTCAGCATTCTCAGTCTGAGATCAACTGTCAATCTGCCAAATTGGTTGCTCTATCTCTAGGGAGGAAAACAGACATCTTCTATAGGTGGAAACAGTGACAGCTCATGCCCACTGGACCTGGAAGGGCTGTTAGGAAGTCAGGGGTGTGTGGCCAATTAAGTCGCAGTGGCATGACCAgttctggttttctccccatccttctcccttgcAAAGATACCATGGAGACTTAAGCACTGCAGTTGTACAAATACTTAAGCAGTACCTACCTAAACTGAAAAGTGTCTTACTTTGGTTCAGAAGAGGTCCTGGCTGTCACAGTTGATTCTCTGTGGGAGATAAGTTGCAtgtcaatgcaaaggaaacagtgCAAATGGGAAaagtttgtggactgaaagcaacaaaaacagcaaataattatcatgtttgctggattgatttccggTCCAGACATGGGGCAAATAAGCGAACACTGATCATTTTCACTCCTATTTCCATTCAAATTCTCTGAACTCCCTACATGGTTGCCAAGGAGATGTTTAGCATCACGTCTAGTTTGGTTGTTAGCATTAGTCACAGTTGCTCAGACCAGGAAGCAGGCTGCTTGACCTGGAAGCTTTTAAAGGGACTCTGGGCACATTACCTGTCTTGCAATGCTGTGGCCTGCTGTCAGAAAAATGATTCCATGCCCACCATTTCTTCTAGTTCCCTTCTCTCATCAGAGCACACAAGCCAAATCCTTGCTTGTTATATCTGAGTTCTGGCTTCCAAATACCGCAAGATAAGGCATTCCTCCTGTGCTGGGGATAATACGACCAGATACCCTTAAATAATGTATACAATAACATGAATGATTTCTATAAATAAGTGCATGTAAAGTTACCATGGAAGagcaaaactaaataaataaaaactgtatGTGCAATTGCCATCTATcccacatcacatcacatcacatcacatcacatcacatcacatcagtATCTGTATTTATGTCCATTCTACTGGCTATACAGTAATCCCTTGGCAGTTTAATAATATATATTGATATGACACCCATCTCCTGACTTTGTGGCTGCAAAGAAGCAGGTTCTTTGATTGCTAGGATCTCTTACCTCTTACCTTTATTTAGTTTCCCCCCTCTGATGCTTTTATGCcccttggggaagggctgtaactcagtgatATAgtgtctgctttgtgtgcagaagattctaggttcaatccccagcatctcaaggtaggtttgggaaacactccttcctgaaaccctggggagccactgcctgccagtgtagacaaaactaagtaagaaggaccaatggtctgattcagtattagACAGCTTCCTATATGTCTCCTATATGTTACACAAAATGATAGGGATGGTTTTCCAGCTCCAGAGagatttccctctctccctcaaaGAGGCGGTTTGCGACACACATAGCAAAAAGTGTGTCATTTCCTGAGCACATCAgcattttaaaagttgctttaatGGTTTAGGTGTGGGTGAGTCCAACAATGAGCACTGTCAGCACTTCAAACAGGAAAGCAACACCGCAAAAGCCGAAGAACAAAGAGAACCTGATTGGCCACAAATGCCTTGCAAGGGAGCAACATCTTAGCAGTGGTCCCGTTTGCCCCTCATATATTCTGACAATGTAGGCTGCCTCTGCACATGATTCCCATCATGTGAGTGAGGAGCTCTTCTATCTCTTTCAAAAGTCTTCCTCCTAAACACATCAAGGGCTGAGGCTCTTCCTTAGTTTTCCCTAGTTCTGTATCAGCTCATCACTCCTGTGCCTGTTTTTCTCCCATAAAAGTTCAGGAAAATGTTTTGCCTACTTTTTGAGGGGAGGGCATgcatttactttttttaaaaaaagaaaattagtgGTAAATTAACAAAATTAAGAATGTGTTCTTGTTCTTAAGATATCTTCCACAGCAGAGCCCTTTAACGCTGCTGAGGCATTTCACTTGAATCAAAATGGAGGCTCCACACAGCACTGAATTTAGCTTTCTATTTTCCAACAATGCCGCTCTCCACGGTCAAGATCCTTCTATGTTTACTTACAAGCCCTATTCAGTAAAGGTCCCTTTGAATGTTAAATTAAAACCCTGCCAATGTTATTGCTTCCTTTTGATCAAAGCAGGAGGATTACTTATTAAAAGCCTGTTAATTGCCTCTTGAATAgggatcagaggcagcatgccaatgagtaccagttgctgagaaacaGCAGTGGGAAGGGGGCTATTGGTCTCATTTTTTAAATAGTAAGATAGTGTTATTTCATCATTACAAACTCAAAAAGAAAAGATAACAAgacattaacaaaaataaaaaataaaattccttccagtagcaccttagagaccaactaagtttgtcattggtatgagctttcgtgtgcatgcacacttctgcagataCATGAAGTATCTCCAGATACACtggcgtatctgaagaagtgtgcatgcacacaaaagctcataccaatgacaaacttgatctctaaggtgctactggaaggaatttttaaaatttgtttcgactatggcagatcaacacggctacctacctcctACCAGTAACAGGAAATAAAGGcacagccctttaaatagagaCCTGTCTACCCACACTAGAAACACAAATGCTGTGATTGCATTTTGTTGCACTATTGTAGGTCAGACAAAAAACAGAGACAAAAAACAGAGAATGGCCTCCTGTTTCCCTGCACCCCAACCtataaaattgcaataaaatgcAGTATCTGTATTTTTTTCTGCCCTATGTGGAACTACTACTTTCATATCCTCTTATCCAGGATAGGGGTGAGTCATTTTGGGAAAGCTagatgtgttgttgttggttgtttctAAACTGCCCTTTACTCCATAGGATCATAGGGTGGTATACAGCAAAGTAAACACATCACAAGTGCAGTAAAATAGATTTGAACCATAGCATCAAATTCACCCACCCCCAACTACAAATCAGCAGTGGACATTGTTCCAATACCCAAGCCTACCCTTGTCCCCCAAACATCAGCATAAAGAAGTATATATTGAACCATCAGCAAAAGTTCATCAATGAAGGACACAGCTGTATTCCCAAGGTGAGGGAGTTCCACAAATTGTCTGgggctgggggaagggggcaCACAGAAGGCCCTCTCCAACGTCGCCACATGATAAACCAAGCTTATCTGTGGAACCATAAAAAGTGCCTCCCCTGCAGATCATAAGGCCAGGGCTGGCACGTATGAGAAGAGACTGATGCTTTTTCATGTATATTTCATGTATTTTGGTCTTAAATTGTCAGGGCTTTATATGTCAGAGTTCAGCAGCAAATAAGCAGCCAGTGTATCTCCTGGAGGACTAGTGTTATATGAATTCCCCTTGCTGTATCACTCAAAACTCTAGCAACTCTGTTTTGCACTAGTTGCAGCTTCTGGACGATCTTGAAGGATAGTCCAACACAGAGGATATTACAATAGCCTAAAGAGGAGGTGGGTAACTGTCATTGGGCTATCCTGGTCAAGGAAGTGTTGCAGCTGATAAACCAGAGATAGCTGGAAATAGTCACTCCTAGTCACCTACTCTCCAGTGACACAGGTAGAACCAGTAGTACCCTGCAATTCTGCGTAGAACATGCTGTTTCTTTAATTCCCAGGTTGGTTCCCAACCCAGGATTTCTATGAATGTGTAATGCAAGTGTTAATAAACCATAATGATTCTGGATGAAACCATTATAGGGATTTGTGGGGCTCACCCTGACATTTGGCAGAATGAAGCTATCTGCTTTAGACAGCATCATAGGGTGGGGGGAATTGATGAAAGCTGAATTTGTTGCCTGAATGATAAAGCAGGACTTTCTAAAGTGTTGGCCCTAGCAGGGTGGGGCCCACCACTTGTGCTCTGATTCAGGCAGGAAAATGTTTTGGATGTGCACCGAGAATTTGGTTAgaacagctccctccctccccccacctcatgCCTGGGTCTGTGCTACAGTGGGTGTGGGAACTGCAGATATCTGAGTTCCAGGATTGGACCAGCCCTTGGCCTGTGTTTACTAAGTGTCCACGCTTTCTCTGCTTTGAGCAATAAAGCCCGCAAATGGCTGCACATGTGTTTCCATTTATCTCCAGCCATGACTCACTGCTGGGCGCTCAGCCGGCTCCACTCCCTGGCCGTCAGCAGGACCCGCCTCCACCCTGGCTTCCTGACCTTCGCATTGTCAAAACACTCATGCAGATCCTTCTGCGCCTATTGCAATTTTTCTGCACATCCCCGGGGCATTCTGAGGCTGCTGTGCTGCGACTGGACCTCCTTCTCTTCGGCAACCTTGGTCTGAATTTAGAACATGGGGGCTGGGAGGGACCAAGTGGTCAGTGCCATTGGCACGTTCAGAAATAAGGATAGGGTGGGGAAAGGGCAAGATCTGGTGACTACATGAAGTGCCATGGTAGAGCAGCAGAGTTATGACACAGAAAAGTTTGCCCTTGCCTCTTTTCAACAGAAGTGAGTTAGAGAGCTCAGGGCAGTCCCGAATCCCAAGGAAAGGAACAGATTACAGAAAAGGGGgagaatttttttccccttttgtaaaATGGATCATATGCTCACCATGAGCATGCTACTGATCTTGAATGGCCAGGCTTCCCATCAACATACAAGCCATCAGTGGAAGTGGACAACTAGGGAGAACGAGGCACTGCCTCAGTCCGCCCCCATAGCCCCTGCcttttacttacaaccagtccagagggGTGGCCTTGTATGTCAGCTTTGTCCTCCTTAGTATCAGCAGGGAGGAATAtagggacaaaaccagaatgaaTTGGCTGTGTTTGCGCCTGTCATTGGCTTTGGCTCCATTTCTGCTGACCTTATGCTCCACCAGTCCTAATGAACATCAGTCACCACTGGAAGTCAGTTGCTGCTCCAAGGAAGAGGCATAATTCAGGATACCCCTAATTCTTTGGAATTGTTTGAGGAAAAGTAGGGGGGAAGCTTGTGGACAGCAGCTTAGATATAGGGAATGCAGCgcccaacacacacactgctccttCAGCATGTTCAGGCCATAGCAGACCCCTAACTTACGTGGAATTATCTGGAACCTGGCCAAGATGAATCTCTATGCATGTGAAGAATATACAAGACTGTATGTTGTACAACTCAGTTCAACTTAGTTAAAGTGCTTGGGAAGGGAGACGCTAGAACATACTGTAGTATCTGAGGCTTTTGCCTCTTGATGTCATGTTGTTCTCACTTTCCTCTGTGACTAGACTCATGGTCTGAGGATTGAGAAATCCCTGTATTTTGGAAAGCAGCAGAAGccacttggaagaagaagaagctgggcAGTCTCCTGCCTTGCTGCCAACAGCTGAAATGCATTTCCTCCTCTTGCTATGAGATTCCATCTGGCACAACAAGGGTGGGAACTTACCATGTTTTTAAGAGTTGAGCTGCAGCGCTGAAAACAACTTCCGCAGCTTAATTCGAGCCAGGTCTCAATGGCATTTCACCTCAGAAACTATTTTCAGTGCCATGGTAAATCCCTAAAACATGAAAAGGAGTAACAAATAAACAGGATGCCACCGTGCATGTGCCGAAGTCCTCTGTCTCACTGGAGTAATCATAAATAGCTCCTCAACATCTGGGATCAGAAGGCTGGTAGCAGTAGACCAGCTGATGGAATTACAGATGATTGTTTTCAAAACCTTCGATTCATCACTGATAACAAAGATCAAGCTGGTCTAGAAATTTCACGTTCTGATCTGGAAGCACTTTGGTAGCCCAGTGGTGAAGCTGGTTTATATATTCTTCTAGAACTCCTAGCATTTATATGCTGGCATTAACCAACTTCCTCAGCCTCCTGGGGAAGAAAAAGGTAGAGAAATTGGAGGAACCAATTCACTGATTTTCTCCAAGGGAAGGAAAAATTATCCAATAAATTTATTGGTGGTCAGACTCAGTATTATTAGTGGCACTAGCACAGATTctttctctacccccccccccttttggtgcAGCTGgagaaatgtgttgtggaaggggatATTATTGGTTtctttctgttcttatttttatcatgtattttgtgtgtggtttttttatattgtaattttatgttgtgaaccaccctgagatctacgggttatagggtggtataaaaatgtaataaacaaaacaaaacattaaacagctGTGCTGGTATCCTGGTCACCATTTTTGTATCCTGCACGATATTCTGGAATCTAGCGTACTTCTGGGTTGCAGCAAAAGGAAAAGTGGCAGCTGCTGCGAAAATTGTGGAAAATATTcagagaaaattctgcaaagtaACATTTTTCTAGGTGGGGGCAGGTGAGAAATAAATCTCAATTATTTTCCCTCAGAAAAATGTTGGCCCAGCTCCGCCATATTTCCTCTGGCAGAATCCTGTCAGAATGCCTTGGGGGAGTTTTATTACCAACAATGGCTGCCTTGCCAACAGTGGCtgggcctcttttttttttttttaaggccacatCTGACATAAGACATCACTGGAGGACTTATCTCTCCTCAACTGTCACCCACATCACTTCTCTCGCCTCAGACATTATCAGACTGCTTCACTGGGAGAGCT is from Lacerta agilis isolate rLacAgi1 chromosome 2, rLacAgi1.pri, whole genome shotgun sequence and encodes:
- the LGALS3BP gene encoding galectin-3-binding protein, which encodes MQTGHKRCCCLRWRSQAASDVCRTVQTGWKARPAAKTGFALGGFQTPPPAAAERIRAIAIPARNVLSAICQGGQYSWKAKPPANTAFAFCGRRQLHASSMAGTDLCDGAVRLAQGNSLNEGRVEIYYNGQWGTVCDDDWDIMDAHVVCRSLGFMNAIEAKQGAAYGEGLGPILLDDVACDGTEKSLVECRSQGWLSNNCGHGEDAGVVCDSKIAFNPGVFFLDHSGGFPEDLGKLYDSQQDCDLNITVLIADNNTEALSLCAHRLILRTNSEASLLLQGSTLKVDEACLPNVNSFLRYFYSRQIRVTVHSVKCFHKLALAYGVSSLQAYCIQVFPNFFPLDPTFHAQLKLYNYSLASGDAQLQDLIMQYLAWNCEVLTRTEAWLALTPEMMEALLSRTDVVIQNEWSLLKALDQWAHTNEIKEGHVEKIRFPMLLPEQLLELQFNLTFYETYKNIFQMKIMEALEFHTVPLRFLEQYKLHDLTSDSHTPRFYIEPTWSIHQYFSGFQVPQLLETIKHPSFLFKMQKITWNFTYHGLAQSHQSGRCSSSVITPVSYLTLEDSSDDTIHYNNKALLICQSSYITGIVSFQNGTALFPNATFFPCPIGFSNFIAVVRPSYKLNT